In Thermus sp. LT1-2-5, a single window of DNA contains:
- the obgE gene encoding GTPase ObgE, with the protein MFQDVLLITVAAGKGGDGAVSFRREKFVPKGGPDGGDGGRGGNVYLRARGSVDSLSELPKRTYKAEDGEHGKGSGQHGRAGRDLYIEVPRGTRVYDADTGELLGDLTQEGEVLLVARGGEGGRGNVHFVTPTRQAPRFAEAGEEGEKRRLRLELMLIADVGLVGYPNAGKSSLLAATTHAHPKIAPYPFTTLSPNLGVVELSEEARFTLADIPGIIEGASQGRGLGLEFLRHIARTRVLLYVLDAAEEPKRALATLRQEIGAYDPALLRRPALIALNKVDLLPPEEVEAKVAELLPEGLPVLPVSALTGEGLDALKEALWSLVQATPAPELPQPAFRQEVRAGVEVVPVAEGVYEVRAPEVERYLRRIKGDLAEAAGYLQEVFRRHGVEAALRAKGVRAGDVVRLGGLEFEYIPEG; encoded by the coding sequence GTGTTCCAAGACGTTCTCCTCATCACCGTCGCCGCCGGCAAGGGTGGCGACGGCGCCGTTTCCTTCCGCCGGGAAAAGTTTGTGCCCAAAGGGGGGCCGGACGGGGGGGACGGGGGGCGGGGGGGGAACGTGTACCTGCGGGCCCGGGGGAGCGTGGATTCCCTTTCCGAGCTTCCCAAGCGCACCTACAAGGCCGAGGACGGGGAGCACGGCAAGGGAAGCGGCCAGCACGGGCGGGCGGGGCGGGACCTTTACATTGAGGTGCCCCGGGGGACCCGGGTTTACGATGCCGACACCGGGGAGCTTTTGGGCGACCTGACCCAGGAAGGGGAGGTCCTCCTGGTGGCCCGGGGCGGGGAAGGGGGGCGGGGGAATGTCCACTTCGTCACCCCTACCCGCCAAGCCCCCCGCTTCGCCGAGGCGGGGGAGGAGGGGGAAAAGCGCCGGCTCCGGCTAGAGCTCATGCTCATCGCCGACGTGGGCCTGGTGGGCTACCCCAACGCCGGGAAGTCCAGCCTGCTGGCGGCCACCACCCACGCCCACCCCAAGATCGCCCCCTATCCCTTCACCACCTTGAGCCCCAACCTGGGGGTGGTGGAGCTTTCCGAGGAGGCCCGCTTTACCCTGGCGGACATCCCCGGGATCATCGAGGGGGCGAGCCAAGGCCGGGGCTTGGGCCTCGAGTTCCTGCGCCACATCGCCCGCACCCGGGTCCTCCTTTACGTTTTGGACGCCGCAGAGGAGCCCAAGCGGGCCCTTGCCACCTTGCGCCAGGAGATCGGCGCCTACGACCCCGCCCTCCTCCGCCGCCCGGCCCTCATCGCCCTCAACAAGGTGGACCTCCTCCCCCCCGAGGAGGTGGAGGCCAAGGTGGCGGAGCTCCTTCCCGAGGGCCTACCTGTCCTGCCGGTGAGCGCCTTGACGGGGGAGGGACTGGACGCCCTGAAGGAGGCCCTATGGAGCCTGGTCCAGGCCACCCCGGCCCCGGAGCTGCCCCAGCCCGCCTTCCGGCAGGAGGTGCGGGCCGGGGTGGAGGTGGTGCCCGTGGCCGAGGGGGTCTACGAGGTGCGGGCCCCCGAGGTGGAGCGCTACCTTCGCCGCATCAAGGGGGATCTGGCTGAGGCGGCGGGGTATTTGCAGGAGGTCTTCCGGCGCCACGGGGTGGAGGCGGCTCTCAGGGCCAAGGGGGTGCGGGCGGGGGATGTGGTGCGCCTAGGGGGTCTGGAGTTTGAGTACATCCCGGAGGGATAG
- the nadD gene encoding nicotinate-nucleotide adenylyltransferase — translation MRIGLFGGSFDPIHLGHLLAASEAASALGLDRVLFVVAARPPHKTPVAPPEARYEMVLLATAEDRRFWASRLELDRPGPSYTVDTLEEARRLFPEDELFFITGADAYRDVLTWKEGHRLPELATLVAVARPGYPLEAMPVPVVPLWVPEVGISSTEIRRRIRQGLSIRYWVPRAVEVYLAKHALYR, via the coding sequence GTGCGGATCGGCCTTTTCGGCGGTTCCTTCGACCCCATCCACCTGGGGCATCTCCTTGCCGCCAGCGAGGCGGCCAGCGCCCTGGGCCTAGACCGAGTCCTCTTCGTGGTGGCCGCCCGGCCTCCCCACAAGACCCCGGTGGCCCCCCCGGAGGCGCGGTACGAGATGGTCCTCCTGGCCACGGCGGAGGACCGGCGGTTTTGGGCCTCGAGGCTAGAACTGGACCGCCCGGGTCCCAGCTACACCGTGGACACCCTGGAGGAGGCCAGGAGGCTTTTCCCCGAGGACGAGCTCTTCTTCATCACCGGGGCCGACGCCTACCGGGATGTCCTCACCTGGAAGGAGGGGCACCGCCTGCCTGAGCTGGCCACCCTGGTGGCCGTGGCCCGCCCGGGGTATCCTTTGGAGGCGATGCCCGTGCCCGTGGTGCCCCTATGGGTGCCGGAGGTGGGCATCTCCAGCACCGAGATCCGGCGGCGTATCCGCCAAGGGCTTTCCATACGCTACTGGGTGCCCCGGGCCGTGGAGGTGTACCTTGCAAAGCACGCCCTTTACCGCTGA
- a CDS encoding LCP family protein, translating to MRPRLSLLLLALTLFALGGVLSLPRPEQEEAVRPTRTGELPEMGVVVAARDIEYCGYHTPCGPGSRTDTIFYLRLRGQEAKGVAIPRDLYSPLVGGKVNAAYGRGGAELLKRAVAEATGMVAERHLVLTLESVARVVDAVGGVEVYLERPMRYTDRAAKLFIDFPAGRLHLNGEEAVKYMRFRHDALGDYARLDRIKEVVVQVLRKAQDPRTWPALVLALREAWAGLDTDLSLEEALGYLPALQGLRVSLATLPTREGPGTFLYVDEEARARFLAAFFGASPPLVPPEAPVVLRGEGALLRWGQVLLEREGVRPLLEEVRVEKSAVYAKDPLAGLYYAELFHLPLLAPHRPLTGVAVELGEDLLQ from the coding sequence ATGCGCCCTAGGCTTTCCCTCCTCCTCTTGGCCCTAACCCTCTTCGCCCTGGGAGGGGTCCTCTCCCTGCCGCGGCCAGAGCAGGAGGAGGCGGTGCGCCCCACCCGGACCGGGGAACTGCCGGAGATGGGGGTGGTGGTGGCGGCCCGGGACATCGAGTACTGCGGCTACCACACCCCCTGCGGCCCCGGCTCCCGCACGGACACCATCTTCTACCTGCGCCTGCGGGGCCAGGAGGCCAAGGGGGTGGCCATTCCCCGCGACCTCTATAGCCCCCTGGTGGGGGGCAAGGTGAACGCCGCCTACGGCCGGGGCGGGGCGGAGCTCTTGAAGCGGGCGGTGGCCGAGGCCACGGGGATGGTGGCGGAAAGGCACCTCGTCCTCACCCTGGAGAGCGTGGCCCGGGTGGTGGACGCGGTGGGGGGGGTGGAGGTCTATCTGGAAAGGCCCATGCGCTACACCGACCGGGCGGCTAAGCTCTTCATAGATTTCCCCGCAGGCCGCCTCCACCTCAACGGGGAGGAGGCGGTGAAGTACATGCGCTTCCGCCACGATGCCCTGGGGGACTACGCCCGGCTGGACCGCATCAAGGAGGTGGTGGTCCAGGTCCTGCGCAAGGCGCAAGACCCTCGCACCTGGCCCGCCCTTGTCCTGGCCCTGCGGGAGGCCTGGGCGGGGTTGGACACCGACCTTTCCCTGGAGGAAGCCCTGGGCTACCTGCCCGCCCTCCAAGGGCTAAGGGTTTCCTTGGCCACCCTGCCCACCCGGGAGGGCCCAGGCACCTTCCTCTACGTGGACGAGGAGGCCCGGGCCCGTTTCCTCGCCGCTTTCTTCGGTGCAAGCCCTCCTCTGGTTCCCCCAGAGGCCCCGGTGGTCCTGCGGGGGGAAGGGGCGCTTTTGCGCTGGGGGCAGGTCCTTTTGGAAAGGGAGGGGGTAAGGCCCCTCTTGGAGGAGGTGAGGGTGGAAAAAAGTGCCGTCTACGCCAAGGACCCCCTGGCTGGGCTCTACTACGCCGAGCTCTTCCACTTGCCCCTTCTCGCCCCGCATAGGCCCCTCACGGGCGTAGCGGTGGAGCTAGGGGAGGACCTGCTACAATAG
- the secG gene encoding preprotein translocase subunit SecG, which produces MDFLYTLVILLYLGVAGLLVYLVLVQEPKQGAGDLMGASTDLFSARGVTGGLYRLTVILGVVFVALALLIGLWPR; this is translated from the coding sequence ATGGACTTCCTTTACACCCTCGTCATCCTCCTTTACCTGGGCGTGGCCGGGCTTTTGGTCTACCTGGTCCTGGTGCAGGAACCTAAGCAGGGGGCAGGGGACCTCATGGGCGCATCCACCGATCTCTTCTCCGCCCGCGGCGTCACCGGGGGCCTTTACCGCCTCACCGTGATCCTAGGGGTGGTCTTCGTCGCCTTGGCCCTCTTGATCGGCCTCTGGCCCCGTTGA
- the yqeK gene encoding bis(5'-nucleosyl)-tetraphosphatase (symmetrical) YqeK yields the protein MQSTPFTAELVEKVKPLVRPERWAHILRVAELARTIAERNGLDPERAYLAGLLHDAARDLPLEELLRLAPPENEVEEAHPLALHGRAARRLAEAWGVEDLEVLEAIEGHVYGVSPENPLGMALYVADVSEPGRGVNGEIRELALAGRLLEAYQKAVANKVEYLQKKGIPVHPRTLQVYQSLFHAP from the coding sequence TTGCAAAGCACGCCCTTTACCGCTGAGCTGGTGGAGAAGGTCAAGCCCTTGGTGCGCCCCGAGCGGTGGGCGCACATCCTGCGGGTGGCGGAGCTGGCCCGCACCATCGCCGAGCGGAATGGCTTAGACCCCGAGCGGGCCTATCTGGCGGGGCTTCTCCACGACGCCGCCCGGGACCTTCCCCTGGAGGAGCTTTTGCGCCTGGCCCCGCCGGAGAACGAGGTGGAAGAGGCCCATCCCTTGGCCCTCCACGGCCGGGCGGCCCGCAGGCTCGCAGAGGCCTGGGGGGTGGAGGACCTCGAGGTCCTGGAGGCCATAGAAGGGCACGTGTACGGGGTATCCCCCGAAAACCCCTTGGGCATGGCCCTCTACGTGGCCGACGTCTCCGAGCCGGGAAGGGGGGTGAACGGGGAGATCCGGGAGCTCGCCCTTGCGGGGAGGCTTCTCGAGGCCTACCAGAAGGCCGTGGCGAACAAGGTGGAATATCTGCAGAAAAAGGGCATCCCCGTTCACCCCCGGACCCTTCAGGTGTACCAGAGCCTTTTCCATGCGCCCTAG
- the rpmA gene encoding 50S ribosomal protein L27, translating to MAHKKGLGSTKNGRDSQAKRLGVKRYGGQVVRAGNILVRQRGTKFKPGKNVGMGRDFTLFALVDGVVEFQDKGRLGRYVHVRPLA from the coding sequence ATGGCGCATAAAAAGGGTCTAGGTTCTACCAAGAACGGCCGCGACTCCCAGGCCAAGCGCTTGGGCGTGAAGCGTTACGGCGGCCAGGTGGTGCGGGCGGGCAACATCCTGGTCCGCCAGCGGGGCACCAAGTTCAAGCCTGGCAAGAACGTGGGCATGGGCCGGGACTTCACCCTCTTCGCCCTGGTGGACGGGGTGGTGGAGTTCCAGGACAAGGGGCGTCTGGGCCGTTACGTGCACGTGCGCCCCTTGGCGTAA
- the rplU gene encoding 50S ribosomal protein L21, translating to MFAIVKTGGKQYRVEPGLKLKVEKLAAEPGSHVELPVLLLGGEGVRVGTPFVEGAKVVAEVLAHGRGKKITISKFKAKVQYRRKKGHRQPYTEILIKEIQG from the coding sequence ATGTTCGCGATCGTCAAGACGGGTGGAAAACAGTACCGGGTGGAGCCCGGGCTTAAGCTCAAGGTGGAGAAGCTGGCCGCCGAGCCCGGCAGCCACGTGGAGCTCCCCGTCCTTCTCTTGGGGGGCGAGGGGGTGCGGGTGGGGACCCCCTTTGTGGAGGGGGCCAAGGTGGTGGCCGAGGTGTTGGCCCACGGCCGGGGCAAGAAGATCACCATCTCCAAGTTCAAGGCCAAGGTCCAGTACCGGCGCAAGAAGGGGCACCGCCAGCCCTACACCGAGATCCTCATCAAGGAGATCCAGGGGTGA